AGGAAAATATTATTGATTGGATTGCGATTTCCCCTAGCTTTATTAAAGAAGACTCAGACTTCTTTCTTTTGCGAGTTAAAGGCAATTCAATGGCTCCTAAGATTGAACATAATGATATTGTGGTTGTTAAACGCCAACTTACTGCTAATCCGGGAGATATTGTAGTGGCTTTAATTGGCTCTGAAACCACAATTAAAAAATACCTTCCTAAAAGAGGACAAATAGTGCTTCAGCCCCTAAATCCGGATTACGAACCCATTGTGGCAAAACCCAGCCGCTTAAAGATACAAGGAGTTATAAAAGGCGTGATGAAGCAAATTAAGTAAATAATTATTTTAGATATTTATCTAATTGTTGGTAAATTCTGTAAGCTCTAAAGCCTAGCCAGTTTTTAGAGAGAAGAGAGCGAGGAAGTCGAGGATCTTTACGAATAATATCAAGGTATTTAAGTTCAGTTAGCTTTGCTAAAAGATCGAGCGCTTTTTCTTTGAGTTCTGCCTTTAGGTTATTTAAGTTTTTTAATCTTTTAAATTTACGTTTTGTGTCTTGTATAAACTCACGGTATTGTTTTTCAATTTTTTGCGGCTTCCAAACTGAGTTAATCAGGCTTTTTTCATCTGCTGAAGAAAGAATGCCGTAAAAAACCTTAACCTTTTTTTCTAATCCGTGATTGGTTAGGTAAAGTTTTAAATTTTGATGTAATGGATGGGGGCAAACCCAAACGCTGTTTTGCCAAACAGA
This portion of the bacterium genome encodes:
- the lexA gene encoding repressor LexA; amino-acid sequence: MTQNHVLTPAQKQVLDLIKESLGSEGYAPTIREMAQELGFKSPRAVAYHLEQLEKKGYIKKTADGARNISLVYEEKNKKTLFVPLVGWSAGGRPIYAEENIIDWIAISPSFIKEDSDFFLLRVKGNSMAPKIEHNDIVVVKRQLTANPGDIVVALIGSETTIKKYLPKRGQIVLQPLNPDYEPIVAKPSRLKIQGVIKGVMKQIK